The DNA region CGGGTGAGCGAGAGGTAGTGGCTGCGGTCGGGCCAGCTGCGGGGGTTGGCAGGGTCGATGGCGGCGAGGAAGGCGGAGAGCTCGTCGGCGAATTTTTTGATTTCGCCGAGACTGGAAGCGCGGGCGCCGAGGAGGGGAACGCCGTGGCGGGAGAGGAGGACCATCTGGGTGCCTTCGGCGGGGGTGAAGCGGTTGAGGACGTTCATGCCGTTCTGGGCGGGCAGGTCGGCGACGAACCACGGCATCGAGGTGGTGGTGGCGATGCGGCGGTGTTCGGATTCGGAGTGTCGGACGCCCATGAATACGCAGCCGACTTTACCGGGGTAAACACGCTGGATGCGCTCGTAGGTGGCGGTGAAGGTGCGGAGCATTTCCCAGGATTCGCCGTCGTTGTGGGAGCCGAAGAGAACGAGGAGGAGTTCGGGCTCGGGGAGGCGGGAGAGATCGGCGGGGACAAGTTTTTGATTTTCGACGGTGAAGACGCGGCCGAGGAGGTCGGAGGTGGCGGGGCTTTTGGCGTTGGCCCAGGTGGCGGCGCGGGCGGGACGGGCGGAGATCTCGTGGTGAAGGCGGAGGATGTCGTCGGGGGCGAGGCCGCGGAGCATCATGCGGCGGCCGGTGGTGAGGCTGGTTTTGAAGAGGGCGAAGGGGCCGAGGACTTCGACGGGTTCGCCTTTGAACTTCGTACCTGCGAGGTCCTGCCATTCGGAGGATTTGGCGCGGGCGGGGGCGGTCGGAAAAGTCGCGAAGAAGGTGAGCGCGAGAAGTGCGATGACGGTGGTGACGGAGGGGACGCGACGCGTGGAAGTGGACGTGGGGGCGGGGGCGGCGGGGTAGCGCATGGTGGGGAGTGCGAGCAGGCTTCGACGTGGATGCGGGGTGGTCAACGGGACGGGGTTGAGAGCGGGCGTGCGGGGGTTGCGATTAGTTGCCGGAGCGGAGACGGGCGATTTTTTGGACAGGATTAACAGAATGAACAGGATTGGGCAGAGGGGCGGCGGCGGTGAGGAGAGTGATGTTTTTGGGGAAAGAAAAAGGCCCGAGGGATCTCGGGCCTTTCAGCGAAGAAGGGGAAACGAGGCGAGGGAGCGCCGCTCAGGTTTTAGTCTGCTCGATGGGCATGTCGTGGAGTTTTAGCTCCGGGTTTTTCTCGATGAAGTAGCGGAGCGTCCAGTCGTTCGGGAAGAGGACGATCGGGTTATCGAATTTGTCGGTGCCGAAGCTGACGCCCTGGGCGACGACGATGGAGGAGGGGTTTTTAAGCGCGGGGTGCGGCTCGGCCCATTTGAGAAGGGTCCAGGGAGCGGGGACGAGTTTAGACTCGGCGTTGTACTCGGACTGGAGGCGCCATTGGACGACTTCGAACTGGAGCGGGCCGACGGCGGCGAGGAGGGTGGCGCCGGGCGGGGCGTTGCGGGCGTTGAAGGACTGGACGACGCCTTCCTGGAGAAGCTGCTCGAGGCCGGCGCGGTATTTTTTGGCGTCTCCGGTATTTGGATTCGAGATGTAGCTGAAGACCTCGGAGGGGAAGCGCGGGATCTCGTCGTAGCAGATGCTGCGGTCGGTGGTGAGGGTGTCGCCGATGCCGAATTCGCTGTGGCCGACAAGGCCGATGACGTCGCCAGGCCAAGCTTCGTCGACGGTTTCGCGGTCGCGGCCGAAGAGTTTGTGCGAGGAGGAGAGGCGGACTTGTTTCCCGGTGCGCTGGTGGGTGACGACCATGTCGCGCTCGAATTTGCCGGAGCAGATGCGGAGGAAGGCGATGCGGTCGCGATGCTTGGCGTCCATGTTGGCCTGGATCTTGAAGATGAAGCCGGAGAACTTCGGATCATCGACGGGGACTTCGCGCGCGGTTGTTGGCTGAGGAAATCCGGGGACGGAGATGGTGACGGATTTGCGCGGGGCGGGCGGGACGGAGTCTTTGAGAAAACCATCGAGGAGGAGCTGGATGCCGAAGTTGTTTACGGCGGAGCCAAAATAGACGGGAGTCTGCTGGCCGTGTTGAACGGCGTTGAGATCGAACGGGTGGCCGGCACCGTCGAGCATCTCGAGTTGTTCGCGGACTTGGTCGAACGTGTAGTCGTCGAGTTTTTCGCGGACGAGGGGATCGTTGAGATCGGCGACGTTGACGGGGGCTTGGAATTTGCCGCCGGGGACGCGTTCGAAGAGATGGACCTCGCGGGTGCGGCGGTCGAAGACGCCTTTGAAGGACGGGCCGTTGCCGAGGGGCCAGATGACGGGGGAGGACTGGAGGCCGAGGACGCTCTCGAGTTCGTCGAGCAGCGCGATGGGGTTCATCGTGGGCCGGTCGCACTTATTCATGAACGTGAATATCGGGACGCCGCGGCGGCGGCAGACCTCGAAGAGCTTGCGGGTCTGGGCTTCAACGCCCTTGGCGGCGTCGATCACCATGAGAGCGGCGTCAACGGCGGTGAGGACGCGGTAGGTGTCCTCGGAGAAGTCTTTGTGGCCGGGAGTGTCGAGGAGGTTAACCGCGCAGCCGTTGTAATCGAACTGGAGAACGGTGGAGCTGATCGAGATGCCGCGTTGTTTTTCGAGCTCCATCCAGTCGGAGGCGGTGGCGCGCTGGTTTTTGCGGTCTTTGACAGCGCCGGCGAGGTGGATGGCGTTGCCGTAGAGGAGGAACTTCTCGGTGAGCGTCGTCTTACCCGCATCGGGGTGGGAGATGATGGCGAAGGTGCGGCGGCGGGCGATTTCAGCGGCGGGCGACATGGGAAAAGAGGGGCGAACGTACCGAGGTGGACGGGGCGCACCACTCTAATTTTCCGGGGAGAACGTGGGAGGCGTGTTTGTGAATGGGAGAGGTGTGAAGAACTCTCCCGACGGCTTTTGGGGTATGGGCCTTAGTGCAATCGGGCGGCAAATTTTCTAAAGTTTTAGCGAAATCGCCCGTAGATTTTTCATAACAACCATGCTACATAATTTCGCAGTTACCCACCCCCTTATGGTTATCGCGATTGCAGTTTTTGCGGCCTTTTACTTCACCGGCGTCTATTTGCTCGTCTCTTCTTTGTCTCAAAAACCCGAGTGGTTTGAAGACGAGAACGGTGACCTGCACCACATGCCTGAAGGCGATGTGGCCGCTCATCACTGAGAGAATTTGCTTCTCCGGTTCACGCGCAGCGTGATGATGCGAGGCGATGCCTGCTTCGCTTAAGCTCAAGTCCAACGTCAAAGCACGTGTGCTCACGGGACATCCGTGGGTGTTCGCCAATGAAGTCGAGGTGCTGCTGGCACCTGAACATGACGGCGAAGTGGTGGAATGCCGGGATCGCACCGGGCGGTTTCTTGGTAGTGGAATCTATAACAGCCGGTCGCAGATTTGCTGGCGGCGGTTGAGCCGGGAAGCGGTGACGCTGGATGAAGCGTATCTGCATGGCGCGGTGAAGCGGGCGCTGGCCAGACGCGGTGCGGGCGCAGCGACGCGGCGGCTGGTGTGGTCGGAGTCGGATGATTTGCCGGGCGTGGTGGTGGATCAATTTGGCGATGCGCTGGTGGTGCAGATCCAGACGCTCGCGATGGACAAGCGCCGGGATGAAATCGGGCGCGTGTTGATGGAGCTGGTGAAGCCGGCGGAGATTATTTTTCGCAACGATGCGACGATCCGGCGACTCGAAGGACTCGGGCAGGAAGTGACGACGCTCAGCGGAAATGCGTGGGAGCCGCGCTGGGTGAAGATCGATGGCTTCGAGTACTGGCTCGATCTGCAGAATGGGCAGAAGACGGGATTTTATCTGGATCAACGCACGCAGCATGTCGTGGTTTCGCGGTACGCGGCGGGTCGGCGGGTGCTGGACGCGTTCTGTAATCAAGGGCCGTTTGCGCTGCACTGTGCGAAGGCGGGTGCGGCGAGTGTGCTCGGGCTCGATAGCGCGGAAGACGCGATCGGGCAGGCGAAGCGGAATGCGGAGCGCGCGGGGGTGAAGGCGGATTTCGCGGTGGCGAACGTCTTTGATTTTTTTAACGCGCCGGAGCGCGGCGACGACACGTGGGATATGATCGTGCTCGATCCGCCGCCGTTCGCGAAGTCGAAGAGCGCGCTCGAAGGGGCGCTCCGTGGTTACAAGGAAATCAATTTGCGCGCGATGCAGCGGCTCACACCGGGTGGCATCCTGGCGACGTATACATGTTCCCATCACATGCAGGACGCGGAGTTGCGCGAAGTGCTCGCGGAAGCGGCGGCAGATGCGAAGCGGCGCGTGCAGGTGATGCAATTTTGTCATCAACCGCCGGAT from Nibricoccus aquaticus includes:
- a CDS encoding peptide chain release factor 3 — protein: MSPAAEIARRRTFAIISHPDAGKTTLTEKFLLYGNAIHLAGAVKDRKNQRATASDWMELEKQRGISISSTVLQFDYNGCAVNLLDTPGHKDFSEDTYRVLTAVDAALMVIDAAKGVEAQTRKLFEVCRRRGVPIFTFMNKCDRPTMNPIALLDELESVLGLQSSPVIWPLGNGPSFKGVFDRRTREVHLFERVPGGKFQAPVNVADLNDPLVREKLDDYTFDQVREQLEMLDGAGHPFDLNAVQHGQQTPVYFGSAVNNFGIQLLLDGFLKDSVPPAPRKSVTISVPGFPQPTTAREVPVDDPKFSGFIFKIQANMDAKHRDRIAFLRICSGKFERDMVVTHQRTGKQVRLSSSHKLFGRDRETVDEAWPGDVIGLVGHSEFGIGDTLTTDRSICYDEIPRFPSEVFSYISNPNTGDAKKYRAGLEQLLQEGVVQSFNARNAPPGATLLAAVGPLQFEVVQWRLQSEYNAESKLVPAPWTLLKWAEPHPALKNPSSIVVAQGVSFGTDKFDNPIVLFPNDWTLRYFIEKNPELKLHDMPIEQTKT
- a CDS encoding class I SAM-dependent rRNA methyltransferase, with protein sequence MPASLKLKSNVKARVLTGHPWVFANEVEVLLAPEHDGEVVECRDRTGRFLGSGIYNSRSQICWRRLSREAVTLDEAYLHGAVKRALARRGAGAATRRLVWSESDDLPGVVVDQFGDALVVQIQTLAMDKRRDEIGRVLMELVKPAEIIFRNDATIRRLEGLGQEVTTLSGNAWEPRWVKIDGFEYWLDLQNGQKTGFYLDQRTQHVVVSRYAAGRRVLDAFCNQGPFALHCAKAGAASVLGLDSAEDAIGQAKRNAERAGVKADFAVANVFDFFNAPERGDDTWDMIVLDPPPFAKSKSALEGALRGYKEINLRAMQRLTPGGILATYTCSHHMQDAELREVLAEAAADAKRRVQVMQFCHQPPDHPVLVTMPESEYLRGYILRVE